A window from Triplophysa dalaica isolate WHDGS20190420 chromosome 3, ASM1584641v1, whole genome shotgun sequence encodes these proteins:
- the nlrb5 gene encoding NACHT, LRR and PYD domains-containing protein 1 homolog isoform X3 — MTEKKRPITVFVTVLWKWPDTEDMSWSFTPSNKTFTDKKVGTSLRLSRWKTAFQQQPPPVWFADNSDEEPGSVTLPSSSNEPNTPEWAVSEAEPGPRCFMPETLTVKDIAGPDTDDMSCLSRRSNKTFTDKKVGWAEHSRWKTGPDTDDMSCLSKRSNKTFYGFVEHGLTKRYSRQKTEWTEAVDRYKMSIKQKYIQDEDQLLAKLYTEPVIIQQMINGGFKNVHVDELFEPNSPFHESIVILQGNSGSGKSYTAQKILLDWASGERYHDFDLVFYLRCEELVCVNEEMSLFELLSWSCSLTSDQISVILEYSSNKVLFLVDGFDEFRFQCNDFYRFHPSAKVLPEVLVSALLRGHILPRSTLMITTRTKVPQETLLKTSQRFTKITGFSEKKIEEYFQKFFQDEDLFWKAYNSVKANETLFTAFSSPLICWIVCTVIRERFNDGSDVTSGLETTTSKYFDFVSTLLENQGHGLSESVLTLLKSLGQLAERGLMEQQVLFDERTINETVQDPVHNPFLNKFLLEKRIQQETMYRFMHLSFQEFFTALYYVLLDEDESQKKVRELLHAVERGWALSCWSDANFTVADITIRRSKHLQSVILFLWGFCKNKSINSFFEKHNVTVPVNIETQLKEWIHQCSQRYQHENMLFILHCLHELHDKSFTGKVLEGLILIDLSNISLNWTDCSVLRFCLQCCQHIKNLRLKITSENLKILQPALCSCEELCFMTDHLSVHFGDLISSLGEGRILKQLIIRVSKKWRKNYLEQLIIAASKDGDLWLCVSGSKCTSQSPLLLSEVTFCCSYSEISTFGWKIILQRLKTFPSNMSKGTLLEVIQSVPGLKKVHLQVDSLNDKLKSTILSIIRTSPCLNELRINATISFIPLMLTQSLKKSLRSNGWTLTVRRSSILIERDRTSLIEGKVKTVTVNKDGSLNSVSGVSMEAELYSTGQPSLDAEVFTPEYVDRDDETIRMNKHRFLSPYAGSFRCSLTNLVFVMEGKGEMLYKIVSWDPRLLDGVVQMQPAGPLYNIDCFEGSISQLYLPHCEILSETKDSLAVARFTDGNVEILQPLKVTETHVIVDITKLSMFGLLKIIFPDSPVSAQVLLFLRPITVAKKQKILNVHLLPWNVPLPEVQSRHQEKSYIETSSICHLIPGRNYRLCCHPEKCEVQPPDEVFECNFGPNFYPTYQVFLDVSIEEVRLGLLDTTYKEKEVWKQRRVPLSVFLTTTGQEVEPTADKRLTGSAFLHKHGPQLIQKVKSVMEIADCLRSRDMITSEKYDKVHTAEPPQEKMRILLTVLESETVKEEFYRLLEEKIPLVVDELKSLELM, encoded by the exons ATGACTGAGAAGAAGAGGCCCATCACTGTGTTTGTGACTGTACTGTGGAAAT GGCCAGACACAGAAGACATGTCTTGGTCATTTACTCCTTCT aataaaacattcaCTGACAAGAAGGTTGGTACGTCCCTAAGATTATCACGGTGGAAGACAG CTTTTCAGCAGCAGCCACCTCCAGTCTGGTTTGCTGATAACAGTGATGAAGAGCCAGGCTCAGTCACATTACCAAGCTCCAGTAATGAGCCCAATACACCAGAATGGGCAG tgtCAGAAGCAGAGCCAGGACCCCGTTGTTTCATGCCAGAGACTCTCACTGTGAAAGACATAGCAG GGCCAGACACAGATGACATGTCTTGTTTATCTAGGCGTTCT aataaaacattcaCTGACAAGAAGGTTGGTTGGGCGGAACACTCACGGTGGAAGACAG GGCCAGACACAGATGACATGTCTTGTTTATCTAAGCGTTCT aataaaacattctATGGATTTGTGGAACATGGTTTGACTAAAAGATACTCACGCCAGAAGACAG AGTGGACAGAGGCTGTGGATCGATATAAGATGTCAATCAAGCAGAAATATATTCAGGATGAGGATCAACTCCTGGCAAAACTGTATACTGAACCTGTCATCATTCAGCAAATGATAAATGGTGGTTTTAAGAATGTTCATGTGGATGAGTTGTTTGAACCAAATTCACCATTTCATGAGTCTATCGTCATTCTTCAAGGCAATTCTGGTAGTGGCAAATCCTATACAGCACAGAAGATCTTGTTAGACTGGGCATCTGGAGAACGTTACCATGACTTTGATTTAGTTTTCTATCTAAGATGTGAAGAGCTGGTGTGTGTTAATGAGGAGATGAGCTTGTTTGAGCTCCTGAGCTGGAGTTGTAGTTTAACATCAGATCAGATCTCAGTGATCCTTGAGTATTCATCAAACAAAGTGCTTTTCCTCGTTGATGGATTTGATGAGTTTAGATTCCAGTGTAATGACTTTTACAGGTTTCATCCATCTGCGAAAGTCTTACCTGAGGTCCTTGTTTCTGCCCTGCTGAGGGGACATATCCTGCCCAGATCTACCCTGATGATCACTACTAGAACTAAAGTTCCACAGGAAACATTGTTGAAAACATCACAGCGTTTCACAAAGATAACGGGCTTTTCAGAGAAAAAGATTGAGGAGTATTTCCAGAAGTTCTTTCAGGATGAGGATCTCTTCTGGAAAGCCTATAATTCTGTGAAGGCAAATGAAACTCTGTTCACTGCCTTTTCCAGTCCTCTTATCTGCTGGATCGTCTGCACAGTTATCAGAGAAAGATTCAATGATGGTTCAGATGTAACAAGTGGTCTGGAAACAACcacatcaaaatattttgacTTTGTGTCCACTTTATTGGAGAATCAAGGTCACGGTTTGAGTGAGTCTGTCCTGACCCTGCTGAAGAGTCTGGGTCAGCTGGCAGAGAGAGGGCTGATGGAACAACAAGTTCTGTTTGATGAGAGAACCATAAATGAAACAGTTCAAGATCCTGTTCACAATCCATTCCTGAACAAATTCCTTTTAGAAAAAAGAATCCAGCAGGAAACAATGTACAGATTCATGCATCTCAGTTTTCAGGAGTTCTTCACAGCTCTGTATTATGTCTTACTTGATGAAGATGAGtcgcagaagaaagtcagagAGCTGCTTCATGCAGTAGAGAGAGGATGGGCTTTGTCCTGTTGGTCTGATGCAAACTTTACAGTTGCAGATATAACAATAAGAAGATCAAAACATCTGCAGTCTGTGATTCTGTTCCTCTGGGGTTTCTGTAAGAACAAATCCATCAACTCATTCTTTGAAAAGCACAATGTGACTGTTCCTGTCAACATAGAAACCCAGCTGAAGGAATGGATCCATCAGTGTTCGCAGAGATATCAACATGAAAACATGCTCTTCATTCTTCATTGTCTCCATGAGCTTCATGACAAGAGCTTCACTGGGAAAGTTTTGGAAGGTTTGATTCTGATAGATCTGTCCAACATTTCACTAAACTGGACAGACTGCAGTGTGCTGAGGTTTTGTTTACAGTGCTGTCAACACATAAAAAACCTGAGACTCAAGATAACATCTGAAAATCTGAAGATTCTTCAGCCTGCACTGTGTAGTTGTGAAGAGCTGTG CTTTATGACAGATCACCTTTCAGTTCATTTTGGGGATTTAATCTCATCTCTTGGAGAAGGAAGGATACTAAAGCAACTGAT TATACGGGTGAGTAAAAAGTGGAGAAAAAACTACTTGGAGCAACTAATAATTGCAGCATCCAAAGATGGAGATCTCTG GTTGTGTGTTAGTGGCTCCAAATGTACGAGTCAATCACCACTGTTGCTCTCAGAGGTAACTTTCTGCTGTTCATACTCAGAGATTTCCACTTTCGGGTGGAAGATCATTCTGCAGAGACTCAAGACATTTCCAAG CAATATGTCCAAAGGGACTCTGTTAGAAGTCATACAATCTGTGCCTGGTTTGAAGAAAGTCCATCTGCAGGTGGACAGCTTGAATGATAAATTGAAATCTACAATCCTTTCCATCATCCGGACCTCTCCCTGTCTCAACGAACTCAG GATAAATGCCACCATTTCATTTATTCCATTGATGCTAACACAGTCCCTGAAGAAATCACTGAGAAGCAATGGTTGGACCCTGACAGT GAGGAGGAGTTCAATTTTGATTGAACGTGACCGAACAAGTTTGATAGAGGGGAAGGTGAAGACTGTTACTGTGAACA AGGACGGGAGTTTGAATTCTGTGTCAGGTGTGTCAATGGAAGCTGAATTATATTCCACGGGTCAACCG TCTTTAGATGCAGAAGTATTTACACCTGAATATGTTGACAGAGACGATGAGACCATAAGAATGAACAAACACAG GTTTCTTTCTCCGTATGCTGGTTCGTTTCGATGCAGTTTGACCAATCTTGTGTTTGTGATGGAGGGTAAAGGAGAGATGCTCTATAAAATTGTGTCCTGGGATCCACGACTCTTAGATGGAGTGGTTCAGATGCAGCCTGCTGGACCCTTGTACAATATTGACTGTTTTGAAGGTTCAATCTCACAACTGTACCTTCCACACTGTGAAATTCTCTCTG aaacTAAAGATAGTTTGGCGGTTGCACGTTTCACTGATGGTAATGTAGAAATACTGCAGCCACTCAAAGTGACGGAAACTCATGTGATTGTTGACATCACAAAGCTCTCTATGTTTGGGCTCTTAAAGATCATATTCCCTGACTCTCCTGTCAGTGCACAAGTGTTGCTTTTTCTTCGACCAATAACTGTTGCAAAGAAGCAGAAAATATTGAACGTACACTTGCTTCCATGGAATGTGCCCCTGCCAGAG GTTCAAAGCCGACATCAGGAGAAATCATACATCGAGACAAGCTCAATCTGTCATCTGATTCCTGGAAGAAATTACAGACTGTGTTGTCACCCAGAGAAATGTGAAGTGCAGCCTCCG gatGAGGTGTTTGAGTGTAATTTTGGCCCAAACTTTTACCCTACATATCAAGTGTTTCTGGATGTGAGCATTGAGGAGGTCAGACTTGGTCTTCTGGATACAACTTATAAAGAGAAAGAAGTGTGGAAGCAACGACGAGTTCCTCTCTCAG TTTTCTTAACAACAACAGGTCAAGAAGTAGAACCTACTGCTGACAAAAGATTAACAG GATCTGCATTTTTGCACAAGCACGGACCTCAGTTGATTCAGAAAGTCAAATCAGTGATGGAGATAGCTGACTGTCTGAGAAGTAGAGACATGATTACAAGTGAAAAGTACGACAAGGTGCATACTGCTGAACCACCTCAGGAGAAGATGAGAATCTTGTTAACTGTTCTTGAGTCAGAAACTGTAAAAGAAGAATTCTACAGACTACTAGAAGAAAAAATACCCCTTGTAGTAGATGAATTGAAATCTTTAGAGCTGATGTAG
- the nlrb5 gene encoding NACHT, LRR and PYD domains-containing protein 1 homolog isoform X4 produces MSWSFTPSNKTFTDKKVGTSLRLSRWKTAFQQQPPPVWFADNSDEEPGSVTLPSSSNEPNTPEWAVSEAEPGPRCFMPETLTVKDIAGPDTDDMSCLSRRSNKTFTDKKVGWAEHSRWKTGPDTDDMSCLSKRSNKTFYGFVEHGLTKRYSRQKTEWTEAVDRYKMSIKQKYIQDEDQLLAKLYTEPVIIQQMINGGFKNVHVDELFEPNSPFHESIVILQGNSGSGKSYTAQKILLDWASGERYHDFDLVFYLRCEELVCVNEEMSLFELLSWSCSLTSDQISVILEYSSNKVLFLVDGFDEFRFQCNDFYRFHPSAKVLPEVLVSALLRGHILPRSTLMITTRTKVPQETLLKTSQRFTKITGFSEKKIEEYFQKFFQDEDLFWKAYNSVKANETLFTAFSSPLICWIVCTVIRERFNDGSDVTSGLETTTSKYFDFVSTLLENQGHGLSESVLTLLKSLGQLAERGLMEQQVLFDERTINETVQDPVHNPFLNKFLLEKRIQQETMYRFMHLSFQEFFTALYYVLLDEDESQKKVRELLHAVERGWALSCWSDANFTVADITIRRSKHLQSVILFLWGFCKNKSINSFFEKHNVTVPVNIETQLKEWIHQCSQRYQHENMLFILHCLHELHDKSFTGKVLEGLILIDLSNISLNWTDCSVLRFCLQCCQHIKNLRLKITSENLKILQPALCSCEELCFMTDHLSVHFGDLISSLGEGRILKQLIIRVSKKWRKNYLEQLIIAASKDGDLWLCVSGSKCTSQSPLLLSEVTFCCSYSEISTFGWKIILQRLKTFPSNMSKGTLLEVIQSVPGLKKVHLQVDSLNDKLKSTILSIIRTSPCLNELRINATISFIPLMLTQSLKKSLRSNGWTLTVRRSSILIERDRTSLIEGKVKTVTVNKDGSLNSVSGVSMEAELYSTGQPSLDAEVFTPEYVDRDDETIRMNKHRFLSPYAGSFRCSLTNLVFVMEGKGEMLYKIVSWDPRLLDGVVQMQPAGPLYNIDCFEGSISQLYLPHCEILSETKDSLAVARFTDGNVEILQPLKVTETHVIVDITKLSMFGLLKIIFPDSPVSAQVLLFLRPITVAKKQKILNVHLLPWNVPLPEVQSRHQEKSYIETSSICHLIPGRNYRLCCHPEKCEVQPPDEVFECNFGPNFYPTYQVFLDVSIEEVRLGLLDTTYKEKEVWKQRRVPLSVFLTTTGQEVEPTADKRLTGSAFLHKHGPQLIQKVKSVMEIADCLRSRDMITSEKYDKVHTAEPPQEKMRILLTVLESETVKEEFYRLLEEKIPLVVDELKSLELM; encoded by the exons ATGTCTTGGTCATTTACTCCTTCT aataaaacattcaCTGACAAGAAGGTTGGTACGTCCCTAAGATTATCACGGTGGAAGACAG CTTTTCAGCAGCAGCCACCTCCAGTCTGGTTTGCTGATAACAGTGATGAAGAGCCAGGCTCAGTCACATTACCAAGCTCCAGTAATGAGCCCAATACACCAGAATGGGCAG tgtCAGAAGCAGAGCCAGGACCCCGTTGTTTCATGCCAGAGACTCTCACTGTGAAAGACATAGCAG GGCCAGACACAGATGACATGTCTTGTTTATCTAGGCGTTCT aataaaacattcaCTGACAAGAAGGTTGGTTGGGCGGAACACTCACGGTGGAAGACAG GGCCAGACACAGATGACATGTCTTGTTTATCTAAGCGTTCT aataaaacattctATGGATTTGTGGAACATGGTTTGACTAAAAGATACTCACGCCAGAAGACAG AGTGGACAGAGGCTGTGGATCGATATAAGATGTCAATCAAGCAGAAATATATTCAGGATGAGGATCAACTCCTGGCAAAACTGTATACTGAACCTGTCATCATTCAGCAAATGATAAATGGTGGTTTTAAGAATGTTCATGTGGATGAGTTGTTTGAACCAAATTCACCATTTCATGAGTCTATCGTCATTCTTCAAGGCAATTCTGGTAGTGGCAAATCCTATACAGCACAGAAGATCTTGTTAGACTGGGCATCTGGAGAACGTTACCATGACTTTGATTTAGTTTTCTATCTAAGATGTGAAGAGCTGGTGTGTGTTAATGAGGAGATGAGCTTGTTTGAGCTCCTGAGCTGGAGTTGTAGTTTAACATCAGATCAGATCTCAGTGATCCTTGAGTATTCATCAAACAAAGTGCTTTTCCTCGTTGATGGATTTGATGAGTTTAGATTCCAGTGTAATGACTTTTACAGGTTTCATCCATCTGCGAAAGTCTTACCTGAGGTCCTTGTTTCTGCCCTGCTGAGGGGACATATCCTGCCCAGATCTACCCTGATGATCACTACTAGAACTAAAGTTCCACAGGAAACATTGTTGAAAACATCACAGCGTTTCACAAAGATAACGGGCTTTTCAGAGAAAAAGATTGAGGAGTATTTCCAGAAGTTCTTTCAGGATGAGGATCTCTTCTGGAAAGCCTATAATTCTGTGAAGGCAAATGAAACTCTGTTCACTGCCTTTTCCAGTCCTCTTATCTGCTGGATCGTCTGCACAGTTATCAGAGAAAGATTCAATGATGGTTCAGATGTAACAAGTGGTCTGGAAACAACcacatcaaaatattttgacTTTGTGTCCACTTTATTGGAGAATCAAGGTCACGGTTTGAGTGAGTCTGTCCTGACCCTGCTGAAGAGTCTGGGTCAGCTGGCAGAGAGAGGGCTGATGGAACAACAAGTTCTGTTTGATGAGAGAACCATAAATGAAACAGTTCAAGATCCTGTTCACAATCCATTCCTGAACAAATTCCTTTTAGAAAAAAGAATCCAGCAGGAAACAATGTACAGATTCATGCATCTCAGTTTTCAGGAGTTCTTCACAGCTCTGTATTATGTCTTACTTGATGAAGATGAGtcgcagaagaaagtcagagAGCTGCTTCATGCAGTAGAGAGAGGATGGGCTTTGTCCTGTTGGTCTGATGCAAACTTTACAGTTGCAGATATAACAATAAGAAGATCAAAACATCTGCAGTCTGTGATTCTGTTCCTCTGGGGTTTCTGTAAGAACAAATCCATCAACTCATTCTTTGAAAAGCACAATGTGACTGTTCCTGTCAACATAGAAACCCAGCTGAAGGAATGGATCCATCAGTGTTCGCAGAGATATCAACATGAAAACATGCTCTTCATTCTTCATTGTCTCCATGAGCTTCATGACAAGAGCTTCACTGGGAAAGTTTTGGAAGGTTTGATTCTGATAGATCTGTCCAACATTTCACTAAACTGGACAGACTGCAGTGTGCTGAGGTTTTGTTTACAGTGCTGTCAACACATAAAAAACCTGAGACTCAAGATAACATCTGAAAATCTGAAGATTCTTCAGCCTGCACTGTGTAGTTGTGAAGAGCTGTG CTTTATGACAGATCACCTTTCAGTTCATTTTGGGGATTTAATCTCATCTCTTGGAGAAGGAAGGATACTAAAGCAACTGAT TATACGGGTGAGTAAAAAGTGGAGAAAAAACTACTTGGAGCAACTAATAATTGCAGCATCCAAAGATGGAGATCTCTG GTTGTGTGTTAGTGGCTCCAAATGTACGAGTCAATCACCACTGTTGCTCTCAGAGGTAACTTTCTGCTGTTCATACTCAGAGATTTCCACTTTCGGGTGGAAGATCATTCTGCAGAGACTCAAGACATTTCCAAG CAATATGTCCAAAGGGACTCTGTTAGAAGTCATACAATCTGTGCCTGGTTTGAAGAAAGTCCATCTGCAGGTGGACAGCTTGAATGATAAATTGAAATCTACAATCCTTTCCATCATCCGGACCTCTCCCTGTCTCAACGAACTCAG GATAAATGCCACCATTTCATTTATTCCATTGATGCTAACACAGTCCCTGAAGAAATCACTGAGAAGCAATGGTTGGACCCTGACAGT GAGGAGGAGTTCAATTTTGATTGAACGTGACCGAACAAGTTTGATAGAGGGGAAGGTGAAGACTGTTACTGTGAACA AGGACGGGAGTTTGAATTCTGTGTCAGGTGTGTCAATGGAAGCTGAATTATATTCCACGGGTCAACCG TCTTTAGATGCAGAAGTATTTACACCTGAATATGTTGACAGAGACGATGAGACCATAAGAATGAACAAACACAG GTTTCTTTCTCCGTATGCTGGTTCGTTTCGATGCAGTTTGACCAATCTTGTGTTTGTGATGGAGGGTAAAGGAGAGATGCTCTATAAAATTGTGTCCTGGGATCCACGACTCTTAGATGGAGTGGTTCAGATGCAGCCTGCTGGACCCTTGTACAATATTGACTGTTTTGAAGGTTCAATCTCACAACTGTACCTTCCACACTGTGAAATTCTCTCTG aaacTAAAGATAGTTTGGCGGTTGCACGTTTCACTGATGGTAATGTAGAAATACTGCAGCCACTCAAAGTGACGGAAACTCATGTGATTGTTGACATCACAAAGCTCTCTATGTTTGGGCTCTTAAAGATCATATTCCCTGACTCTCCTGTCAGTGCACAAGTGTTGCTTTTTCTTCGACCAATAACTGTTGCAAAGAAGCAGAAAATATTGAACGTACACTTGCTTCCATGGAATGTGCCCCTGCCAGAG GTTCAAAGCCGACATCAGGAGAAATCATACATCGAGACAAGCTCAATCTGTCATCTGATTCCTGGAAGAAATTACAGACTGTGTTGTCACCCAGAGAAATGTGAAGTGCAGCCTCCG gatGAGGTGTTTGAGTGTAATTTTGGCCCAAACTTTTACCCTACATATCAAGTGTTTCTGGATGTGAGCATTGAGGAGGTCAGACTTGGTCTTCTGGATACAACTTATAAAGAGAAAGAAGTGTGGAAGCAACGACGAGTTCCTCTCTCAG TTTTCTTAACAACAACAGGTCAAGAAGTAGAACCTACTGCTGACAAAAGATTAACAG GATCTGCATTTTTGCACAAGCACGGACCTCAGTTGATTCAGAAAGTCAAATCAGTGATGGAGATAGCTGACTGTCTGAGAAGTAGAGACATGATTACAAGTGAAAAGTACGACAAGGTGCATACTGCTGAACCACCTCAGGAGAAGATGAGAATCTTGTTAACTGTTCTTGAGTCAGAAACTGTAAAAGAAGAATTCTACAGACTACTAGAAGAAAAAATACCCCTTGTAGTAGATGAATTGAAATCTTTAGAGCTGATGTAG